The Pseudomonas multiresinivorans DNA window TCCGCCGGTGACCATCCTGGTGCACAAGCCGGTCGGCCTGGGCAGCGGCAACGGCGCCAACTCCGCCCAGCAACTGCTGACGCCGGACAAGCGCTGGGCCGAGGACAACCTGCAGCAACGCCTGCTGCGCAAGCACTTCGGCCACCAGTTCAACACCACGGTGCTGGAGACCGACGCCAGCGGCCTGCTCGTCTACACCCAGAGCCGCGGCGTGCAGCGCCGGCTGGTGGACGAGGCGGACAACATCGAGCACGAGTACGTGGTCGAGGTCAGCGGGCAGATCGCCGACAATGGCCTGAAGCGCCTGTGCCGTGGCCTGGTCATCGACGGCCGCGAGCTGCCGCCGCTGAAGGTCAGCTGGCAGAGCGAGAACCGCCTGCGCTTCGCCGGCAAGCAGTTCCGCCCCGGGCAGATCGGCGCCATGTGCCGCGCCGTCGGTCTGCATGCCCTGTCGATCCGCCGCCTGCGCCTGGGCGGCGTGGCCATGGGCAAGCTGCCCGCCGGCCAGTGGCGCTTCCTGCAGCCGGGCGAGAAGTTCTGAGCCGGCTTCTGCAAAAGGAGCAAGTACCGCCGTCCTCCGATCGTCCCTGCCTGGGCTCCCTCTCCCCCGCCCTGGCTCCGCGCCCCGCTCCGAAGGGAGAGGGAGCAGATCGTACCGACTGACATCATAGTTTCGTCCTGTTCCGAACGGTCCCCTCTCTCTTCAGGGAGAGGGTTAGGGAGAGGGCCAGCCTCAGAGCAGGACTTTCCCTAAAGGGGCAGACCGCTTTTTTAGAAAAGCGTTGTGGGCGCGCTCCTGCACGAACCACCGCCCCACATCCAGCAAAGAGCCTCTCTGCCACGCGGCTTCCAGCCGTTATCGATAACGTCGATAGTCACCAGTCGACGCATTCAGTTCTCTTGATAGTCCGCGCGCGGCATCTTTGCCCCATCAACTCGCTGGCAGGAGATTCGCCGGCCCCGCAGTCGGGCCGCAGGGGCGAACGAGCTACTCGCGAGACACCCCCAACGGATCGTCAAGAGGACACCACCATGCAAGTCATTCTCGATTTCCTGCTGCTCGTTGGCTCCCTGGTGGAGCTGCTGCTTTACGTCGCCCTGGCCAGCATCGTGCTCGCCGCCGTAGTGCTGCTCAGCGTCATTGCCGTGCTGACCCTGCGCTCGCCGGGCTCGGCCGTGGTCATCCCCGACCGTCGCCCCTCGGTCAGCCGCCAGCCGCGTCCGGCAGTCAGGCATCAGCTGGCCCGGCCGGTACTGGTCGCCGTGGCGAACGAGTCGATCCTGGCGAAGACCGCGTGACGCCGTCCTCGCCAGCGATTCAGCCCGGGTAGCGCCCGAGCGCAGCCCCCAGGTCGCGTTCGAGCTCCCCGTCCCGCTGGCCACCGTTGTCCATCATCCAGCGCACCCGCTCCACCGTTCCGGGTGCAGACATGTCACCGACGAAGCGCTGCGATTCCTCCGCCAGCGCCGCCTGATCCGCCACCGTTACCTGATCCACCACCGCCTTCACATGGGCGATGCCCGCCGCCGGGAAGGCCGCAATGCGTCGTGCCAGAGCCTCGCAGAATCCTTCCAGTTCCGAGTCCGCCAGTGCCCGGTTGATCCAGCCATAGCGCTCTGCGGTATCTGCATCGAAATCCTCGCCGCCCAGGCAGACCTCCAGCGCCCTGCCCCGGCCGAGCATCTGCGCCAGGCGCACCGTACCGCCCGCGCCAGGCAACAAGCCAACCGCGACCTCCGGCTGACCGAGCAGCGCGCGTTCCCGGGAGGCGAAGCGCATATCCAGCGCCAGCAGGAATTCGCTGCCGGCACCGCGAGCACGGCCGCGCAGCTCACCAATGGTCACCTGCGGCAACCGGCTGAAACGGCTGAACAGCGCGCTGAGCGGGCTGGCCATGCCGGCGGGCAGCTTCATCGGCGGCGCGTCCAGCTGGCTGCCGAGGTCGTAGTGGGCAAGGAAGAAGTCCGGGTTGCTGCTGCGGAACAACACCACGCGGATATCGGCATCGCGCTCGAGCTCATCGGCCAGGTGCAGCAGGTCGATGACCATGGCGCGGTCGATCAGGTTGATCGGCGGGTGACGGAAGCTCACCACGGCTACGCCGTTGCGGTCTTCACGGGTGAAAGTGCGGTAGTCGCTCATCGATGGGGCCTCCGTTGCGAAGGCCTGAGGATGCGCCGGGGCGAGCGGCCCGCCCCAGCACTATCGATGCGCGGAATGGCCCATCAGTGGTGGCCGATACCCTGGTCTTCCAGGTGGTCCGCCTCGAACAGGGTTTCCAGTTCCTTGCGTGCCTCGCGGGCCGTCTGAACGACGGCTTTCTCGTCGTCGTAGACGCGGTACTGGGCCATCAGCACCGCCTCGTCGTGACGCTTGAAGCGGCGGATGCGCGCGCCGACCTGCTCCTCGTTCAGGCCCAGGCCGGTGAGCAGCAGTCGGCTCATTTCCAGGCTCGAGTGGAAGGTTTCGCGCACCGGCGTCGCGTCGACGTCCAGCAGGTGATAGACGTGCTGGCGGTTACGCGCCCGGCCGATGACCTTGATGTGCGGGTAGAGCTTGCGCACCAGCCGCGCGGTCTCGATGTTGGTCTGCGGGTCGTCGGTAGCGACGACGAAGAACTCGGCTTTCTCCACCTGGGCGGCACGGAGGATTTCCGGGCGCAGCGGGTCGCCGTAGAAGATCGGGATATTGCCGTAGCTGCGGGTCAGCTCGATGGTGTCCACCGAGGTGTCCAGCGCGACGAAGGGCACGCCCTGGGCGCGCATGATACGGGCGACCACCTGGCCCATCCGGCCCATGCCGGCGATCACCACGCGCGGCGCGTCGTCCGGCAGCTGGCTGTACTCCGGCGGCGGCTCGCGCAGTACCGCGGGCTTGGGTTTGATGCTGCGTGCCAGGGCCAGCACCATCAGCGGCGTCATCGCCATGGACAGGGTGATGCCCAGCACCAGCAGCGAATGCATGTCGGCGTCCATCAGTCCCTGCGCCGCCGCCAGCTTGAACACCACGAAGGCGAATTCGCCACCCGCGCCGAGCAGCACGCCCAGGCGCAGCGCCGATACCTTGTCCAGACCACCGGCCAGACGGCCGATGACGAACAGCAGCGGCAGCTTGATCGCCACCAGCAGCAGGGTCAGGCCGATGACCCGGAACGGCTCGTTCTTGAGCAGGCCGAGGTCGGCACTCATGCCCACGCTGATGAAGAACAGCCCCAGCAACAGGCCCTTGAAGGGTTCGATCTGCGCTTCCAGTTCATGGCGGTACTCGGAATCCGCCAGCAGCAGGCCGGCGAGGAAGGCGCCCAGCCCCATGGATACGCCGGCCTCCTCCATCAACCACGCCGTACCGACCACCACCAGCAAGGCGGTGGCGGTGGACAGGTCCGCCTGACCGGTACGCGCCACCGAGCGGAATACCGGGCGCAGCAGGAAGCGCCCGCCGATCACGACCACGGCAATGCTGCCCACCACCTCGATCACATGGGCGACATCGCCACCGGGAGCCAGGCTGTCGGCGCGCGCGCCCAGCAGCGGGATCATGGCGATCAGCGGGATTGCGGCGATGTCCTGGAACAACAGGATGGCGAACGCCAGGCGTCCATAGGGACTATTGAGCTCCTTGCGCTCCGCGAGGATCTGCAGACCGAAGGCGGTGGACGACAGCGCCAGGCCGCCCCCGATCACCACGGCGGTATTCACCGGCAACTCGAACACCAGCACGGCGAGGCTACCCAGTGCCAGGGCGGTCAGCAGCACCTGCGCCAGGCCCACGCCGAATACCTGCTTGCGCATCACCCAGAGGCGCTTGGGCGACAGCTCCAGGCCGATGATGAAGAGCAGCAGCACCACGCCCAGCTCGGAAAGGCTGGCGACGCTTTCCGGGTTGTCGATCAGGCCCAGCAGGTACGGCCCGATGATCACCCCGGCGAGCAGGTAGCCCAGCACAGCACCGAGCTGCAGGCGCTTGGCCAACGGCACCATGAACACCGCGGCGATCAGGAAGACCACCGTGGATTGCAGGTAATTCGTCCCATGTTCCATGTATCAAGACTCCTTGGAAGGGTTGGGGCGAAGCGAAGATCCACCCACGTCGTTCGTATCACACATCCAGCGCCACGCCCTCGGCCAGCAAGTGCCGCTGGAACTGCCCGGCCAGGGCGTCCACCTGGTCCCAGGGCTGTTCGTACCGCTCATCCAGCGCCACGTGGCTAGTGGCGCGCACGCGGGCGTCGAGCCCACAATTCTCGTAGAAGGCGTTCACCGCATCGACCATCGGCTCGCGCTGGTTTTCCATCAGGATGGCGCCATGGGCCAGTACCACATAGCGCCCGTCGCTCGGCCGGCGACGCCAGCGCTGGGCGGTGCCCACCAGCTTGCGACCACCCAGGTTGACGTTGTAGCGGCCATCGCAGAAGGCGCCCTCCACTTCCCCCAGGCCCGGATCGAGGCCGAGGGCGGCCAGCCAGTCGCAGAGCGGCTGGCACAGGCGCAGGTAGGCGGTTTCGATGCGAGTCTGCTCGTTGTCGCTCGGCGGGATCGCATAGACCAGCGCGACGTTGAGCACCCCGGCAGACTGCGGCACCGGCTCGCCGCCGGTATCACGCAGGGCGATCGGCCAGCCGAGCTCTTCGCAGGCGGCTTCGGCGGCGGCGAAGCCCTCCAGGCGGCTTAGTCGGCGGGGCATCACCAGCGACTGCTCCAGCGGGCTCCAGAACAGCAGACCGCTGTCACGCTCACCGACGAAGGTAGCGTCGAGCAGCGTACGCTCGGCGTCCAGACCTTGCTGCGCCGACAGTCGTTGCACTCTTTTCACGACGGCGTCCTTGGGATTCATGACAGCATCCTTGGGGTTGATGATGCGGCTGCATCGGTTTCGCGACAGCTTCCCTGGCGCGGTCCGGGTTGCGGACTATGCCCGCAGAGGGATTATCCGACAATGTTTCAGACCAATTTGCTGCCGAACCCGGAAGTTTCTCGATAGAAGATTGTGACTGTCAGTCCGTCGCATCGGATGACCTCGGGCGCGATCGGCACCGCAGCCCAACGGCTGCGCGTCTATTCTGTTGCTGGCCGGCACTTACGCAGGAGGCCAGAGCCCGTGTCCAGGACGTTGCTTCAGCGGCTGCACCATGCCATTGCCGTCAACGACGCACTGGCGCTGCCGATCGCCCGGGAAAACCTGCGGCGCCTGTACCTATCCGCCCCGCTGGCCGTGCTGTTCGATCTGATCCACATCATCGTGTTCAGGCTCAACCTGCAAGGGGCAAGCCCGGAACACGACGGCTGGAGGATGGATATCATCCGGGTCCACGCCACGGTCGCCGTGCTGTTTTTCCTGCTCGGCCTGCTGGCCTGGCTCGCCTCGCGGCCACGACGCAGCGTCGCACTCTGGTACATGCAACTGCTGACCATCCTGGGCAGCGCCCTGCTGCTGGGGTTTGGCGTCGCCATCACCGGCGCCGATCAGCAAGTAACCAGCAGCATCACCCCTTTCCTCATGGCCTCAGTGGCCACCGCGCTGATTCTGCTGCTGCGGCCACGACTGGCCATCACGCTCTACATTCTCGCCTTCGCCGCCTTTGAGCTGACGATGGCGCTGACCCAGGCCAACCCGCAACTGCGCCTGTCCAACCAGATGGGCGGGCTGACCATCTGCGGCATCGGCGTGGTGTTGTCTTTCATCCTCTGGCATGGCCATGTGCGCAACCTGCGCCAGCGCGAGTTCCTCCGCCAGCAACGGCTCGAGCTGGAGGAAAAGAACCGCCAGCTGGAATACCTCGCCGGCCACGACCCGCTGACGGGACTGTTCAACCGCCGCCAGTTCGACCAACTGGTGAGCATGGAGCTGTCCCGCGTCGCGCGCCAGCCTGCGCCCATCAGCCTGCTCATGGTGGACCTGGATCATTTCAAGTTCATCAACGACCGCTATGGCCATCCACTGGGCGATGAAGTGATCCGCCATACCGCCACGCTCCTGCGCAACTACACACGCACCGGCGACAGCGTGGCGCGCCTGGGTGGCGAAGAGTTCCTGCTGCTGTTGCCCGACACTACCCAGCCCCAGGCTCGGGTCATCGCCGAAAAGGTGCGCCGCCTGCTGGAGGAAACCCCGTTGCCGATGAAGGACGGCCTGCTCTACCTCACCGCCAGCTTCGGCATCGCCTGCCTGGAAGCGGGCGTTCCCGGCACCTACGAGGGACTTTACGCAGCAGCGGACAAGGCGATGTACAAGGCCAAGGCGAGCGGACGGAATCGGGTGGAAGTGATCGAACTGGGGACGGAGATGGGGACGTTCGATTGATGCATCCTGCAGGCGCTCGCGGATGGCGTAGGAGCGGACTCCGTCCGCGATAGATTCACCACCGCTCCGGCCCACCAGAGAGCGCGGCCAGCCGATCGCGGACGGAGTCCGCTCCTACGCACCCGACGAGACCGCAGATGAAGGCAGTTGTTCGTGCGAGGGAGCGTTACTGCGCGTACTTGCGCGTCAGCCCCGGCGGCACGCCGCTGCTGTCGGTCTCGGTCCAGGGGCCTTGCGGGCCGACACCCCAGTACCAGCCGCTGTCCCAGTGGTAGTAGGTGCGCTGGCGATAGTAGAGGTCCTTCTGGCCCTGGATCACATAGACGCCCAGGCTGGCATCCCAGCGCCCCTTGCCACCGGGCGGCGGGGCGAACTGGGTCGGGCGCTTGGCGGCCGGTGCAGCGCTGGGCTGCGGGGTGATAGGCGAGCTGGATGTCTTGGCCGGCGGGATCGGCTTGCTCGGCTGCGAGGGCGGCGGTATCGGCGAAGACGGTTGCTCCGGCTGTTGTGGCTGCACCACGCAACCACCCAGTACCAGCATGGCGCCCAGCGCCAGCACTCTGCCCTTCATCGCTCAACCCTCTCTTGTTCGTCTTACTTCTGATCCGGGCTGTCGATGGTGACGCTCTGCTCGCCCGCGTTGGCAGTAGACAACGCTTCGCTGCGTCCGATCCATTCGCCGGTGATGGCATTGCCGGCACGGGAGATCCGCGCGACGAGCTGCACCTGCGGGTGCTGCGAGAGCTTGAGCTGCGGCATCATCGCGTCGGCATCGCTGAGGGAAACCTCGCTGGGCAGGTCGGACACCTTCAGGCGCTTCACCGCCAGCGGCATCGGCGGGCCGCTCACCGCGCGGGCGAAGACGAACACGCTGTCGTCCGGCTTGACCTGGCCCTTCACGGCGGCGGTCAGGTCGACCTTCACCTTCAGGGTCACACCGGCGGTTTCCACAGCGGCAGGAGCCTCCGGCGGGGTCTCGCCCTTCTCGACCATGCGCTGGCGGGCGCGCTCGATGCCACCGGCAATGGCGCTGCGGGACGGATCGTCCTGCGGCAGCACGGCAACCAGGCGGCCCCAGTAGTCGATGGCGTCGGCGTACTTCTCGTCCTCGAAGGCGGCGATGCCGAGCAGGCCGAGGGTGGTGACTTCCTGCGGGTCCTTCTTCAGCGCTTCGTCGGCCAGCTCGCGGACCTGCTGGGTCAGCGCCTTGTCACCGGCGAAGTACAGCGCCTGGGCCCACTGGCCGAGCACTTCCGGCTGGCGCCCGGAGAGGCGCGCGGCCTGCTCGAAGGCCTTGGCAGCATCGCCGGCGCGGTTCTGGGTCATGTAGGTGCGGCCGAGGAAGTACCAGCCCTCGGCGGAATCCGGCTGGGCCTGGACCGCGCGCTCCAGGCGAGTGGTCATTTCTTCCATGGAATGCGGAGCGGTGGCGAATTCGCGGGCCAGGGCGACCTTGTCGCTGGCGCCCCAGTGCAGATACAGCCCCAGGGCGAGGAATGGCAGGACCAGTGCGACGACCATCGGCGCCGCACGGCCCAGGCGCGAGCGACGGTCCTCGCTGGCACCTTCGGTATCGGAGAGCAGCTCGCGGGCCGCTTCGGCGCGGCCGGCTTCGAGCTGGGTGTCGTCGAGGGTCCCGGCGTCACGCTGGGCAGTCAGCTCTGCCAGGCGTTCCTGGTACAGGGCGACGTTGAGGGCGGTGCGGTCTTCCTCGGCCTGGGCCTTGCGGCCACGCAGCAGAGGGACGAGGAGAAATGCCAGGGCTACCAGCAACAGCAGGCCGGCGGCGAGCCAGAAATCGATCATTTGTCTTGGTTATCCAGCAATTGGTCGAGACGCGCCTGCTCCTCGGCGGACAGCGTGGTGGAAGTGGCAGCGGCCGGGCGACGGCGGCGCACGACGATGGCGCCGATGACGATCACGCCCAGGCCCAGCAGTGCGGCGGGGCCGAACCAGAGCAGCCAGGTGCGCTCGCTGACTTCGGGCTTGTAGCGCACGAACTCGCCGTAGCGGTCGACCATGTAGTCGACGATCTGCTGGTTGCTCTTGCCAGCCGCCATCTGTGTGTAGATCTGCTTGCGCAGGTCGGCGGCGATCGGCGCGTTGGAGTCGGCGATGTCCTGGTTCTGGCACTTGGGGCAGCGCAGCTCGGTGGTCAGGTCACGGAAGCGTGCGCGCTCGGCGTCATTGGCGAATTCGTAGGTATCGATGGCGGCGTGGGCGATGCCGGTAAGGGCCAGGCCCAAGGCTGCAACAGCGAGAAGGCGCTTCATTTGCCCTCCGCTTCGTCGACCAGGCCCTGATAGATCGGCGCCAGCTGTTCACGCCAGACCTTCTCGTCGACGGCGCCTACCAGCTTGTGGCGGATGATGCCGTCCTTGTCGATGATATAGGTCTCGGGCGCGCCATAGACGCCCAGGTCAAGGCCCAGGGTGCCCTGTGCGTCGGCGATGTTCAGCAGGTAGGGGTTGTGCAGCTCCTTGAGCCACTTCTGCGCGGCGGCGCCGTCATCCTTGTAGTTGATGCCGTAGATCACCACGCCCTTGGCGGCAAGGTCGGTCAGCACCGGATGCTCGAAGCGGCAGGTCGGGCACCAGGTGCCCCAGACGTTGACCAGCGCCGGCTTGCCCTTGATATCGGCCTCGGTGTAGGTCTTGCCCGGCTCGGTGACGCTGGGCAGGGAGAACGCCGGGAACGGCTTGCCGATCAGCGCCGAGGGCAACTCGCTGGGGTCCAGCCACAGGCCACGGAAGAGGAATACCGCGACGACCAGGAAGATCGCCAGGGGCAACAGCAGAATCGCACGCTTCACACTCAAGCTCCCTGTCCGGCGAGGCCCAGGGCCTCGCGTACACGCGTTTTCACTTTCAGCCGGTAGCGACGGTCGAGCGCCGCCAGCACGCCCCCCAGGGCCATCAGCAGGCCGCCGAGCCAGATGAAGCGCACGAAGGGCTTGATGTGCACGCGCACCGCCCAGGCACCGTCGTCCAGCGGCTCGCCCAGGGCGACGTAGAGGTCGCGGGTCAGGCTGCCGTGGATCCCGGCCTCGGTCATCATCGAGTTCTGCACGCTGTACAGACGCTTCTCCGGGTGCAGCACGGCCACTTCCGAGCCCTTGCGGGTGACGCGGATGGTGCCCTTGTCGGAGGTGAAGTTCGGCCCTTCGAAGTGATGGGTGCCTTCGAAGCGGAACTGGTAACCCGCCAGCTCGACCGACTCGCCCGGCGCCATGC harbors:
- a CDS encoding lipoate--protein ligase family protein; protein product: MNPKDAVVKRVQRLSAQQGLDAERTLLDATFVGERDSGLLFWSPLEQSLVMPRRLSRLEGFAAAEAACEELGWPIALRDTGGEPVPQSAGVLNVALVYAIPPSDNEQTRIETAYLRLCQPLCDWLAALGLDPGLGEVEGAFCDGRYNVNLGGRKLVGTAQRWRRRPSDGRYVVLAHGAILMENQREPMVDAVNAFYENCGLDARVRATSHVALDERYEQPWDQVDALAGQFQRHLLAEGVALDV
- a CDS encoding GGDEF domain-containing protein, with protein sequence MSRTLLQRLHHAIAVNDALALPIARENLRRLYLSAPLAVLFDLIHIIVFRLNLQGASPEHDGWRMDIIRVHATVAVLFFLLGLLAWLASRPRRSVALWYMQLLTILGSALLLGFGVAITGADQQVTSSITPFLMASVATALILLLRPRLAITLYILAFAAFELTMALTQANPQLRLSNQMGGLTICGIGVVLSFILWHGHVRNLRQREFLRQQRLELEEKNRQLEYLAGHDPLTGLFNRRQFDQLVSMELSRVARQPAPISLLMVDLDHFKFINDRYGHPLGDEVIRHTATLLRNYTRTGDSVARLGGEEFLLLLPDTTQPQARVIAEKVRRLLEETPLPMKDGLLYLTASFGIACLEAGVPGTYEGLYAAADKAMYKAKASGRNRVEVIELGTEMGTFD
- a CDS encoding monovalent cation:proton antiporter-2 (CPA2) family protein, which gives rise to MEHGTNYLQSTVVFLIAAVFMVPLAKRLQLGAVLGYLLAGVIIGPYLLGLIDNPESVASLSELGVVLLLFIIGLELSPKRLWVMRKQVFGVGLAQVLLTALALGSLAVLVFELPVNTAVVIGGGLALSSTAFGLQILAERKELNSPYGRLAFAILLFQDIAAIPLIAMIPLLGARADSLAPGGDVAHVIEVVGSIAVVVIGGRFLLRPVFRSVARTGQADLSTATALLVVVGTAWLMEEAGVSMGLGAFLAGLLLADSEYRHELEAQIEPFKGLLLGLFFISVGMSADLGLLKNEPFRVIGLTLLLVAIKLPLLFVIGRLAGGLDKVSALRLGVLLGAGGEFAFVVFKLAAAQGLMDADMHSLLVLGITLSMAMTPLMVLALARSIKPKPAVLREPPPEYSQLPDDAPRVVIAGMGRMGQVVARIMRAQGVPFVALDTSVDTIELTRSYGNIPIFYGDPLRPEILRAAQVEKAEFFVVATDDPQTNIETARLVRKLYPHIKVIGRARNRQHVYHLLDVDATPVRETFHSSLEMSRLLLTGLGLNEEQVGARIRRFKRHDEAVLMAQYRVYDDEKAVVQTAREARKELETLFEADHLEDQGIGHH
- the dsbE gene encoding thiol:disulfide interchange protein DsbE; translation: MKRAILLLPLAIFLVVAVFLFRGLWLDPSELPSALIGKPFPAFSLPSVTEPGKTYTEADIKGKPALVNVWGTWCPTCRFEHPVLTDLAAKGVVIYGINYKDDGAAAQKWLKELHNPYLLNIADAQGTLGLDLGVYGAPETYIIDKDGIIRHKLVGAVDEKVWREQLAPIYQGLVDEAEGK
- a CDS encoding enoyl-CoA hydratase/isomerase family protein translates to MSDYRTFTREDRNGVAVVSFRHPPINLIDRAMVIDLLHLADELERDADIRVVLFRSSNPDFFLAHYDLGSQLDAPPMKLPAGMASPLSALFSRFSRLPQVTIGELRGRARGAGSEFLLALDMRFASRERALLGQPEVAVGLLPGAGGTVRLAQMLGRGRALEVCLGGEDFDADTAERYGWINRALADSELEGFCEALARRIAAFPAAGIAHVKAVVDQVTVADQAALAEESQRFVGDMSAPGTVERVRWMMDNGGQRDGELERDLGAALGRYPG
- a CDS encoding cytochrome c-type biogenesis protein, with translation MKRLLAVAALGLALTGIAHAAIDTYEFANDAERARFRDLTTELRCPKCQNQDIADSNAPIAADLRKQIYTQMAAGKSNQQIVDYMVDRYGEFVRYKPEVSERTWLLWFGPAALLGLGVIVIGAIVVRRRRPAAATSTTLSAEEQARLDQLLDNQDK
- the ccmI gene encoding c-type cytochrome biogenesis protein CcmI, which gives rise to MIDFWLAAGLLLLVALAFLLVPLLRGRKAQAEEDRTALNVALYQERLAELTAQRDAGTLDDTQLEAGRAEAARELLSDTEGASEDRRSRLGRAAPMVVALVLPFLALGLYLHWGASDKVALAREFATAPHSMEEMTTRLERAVQAQPDSAEGWYFLGRTYMTQNRAGDAAKAFEQAARLSGRQPEVLGQWAQALYFAGDKALTQQVRELADEALKKDPQEVTTLGLLGIAAFEDEKYADAIDYWGRLVAVLPQDDPSRSAIAGGIERARQRMVEKGETPPEAPAAVETAGVTLKVKVDLTAAVKGQVKPDDSVFVFARAVSGPPMPLAVKRLKVSDLPSEVSLSDADAMMPQLKLSQHPQVQLVARISRAGNAITGEWIGRSEALSTANAGEQSVTIDSPDQK
- a CDS encoding RNA pseudouridine synthase, translated to MSEAIRLSKRLAELLPCSRREAELYIEGGWVTVDGQRVEEPQFKVDAQRIELLPGASADPIPPVTILVHKPVGLGSGNGANSAQQLLTPDKRWAEDNLQQRLLRKHFGHQFNTTVLETDASGLLVYTQSRGVQRRLVDEADNIEHEYVVEVSGQIADNGLKRLCRGLVIDGRELPPLKVSWQSENRLRFAGKQFRPGQIGAMCRAVGLHALSIRRLRLGGVAMGKLPAGQWRFLQPGEKF